The nucleotide sequence CGCCCGTGTCGACCTGTTCCTGCGCCAGGCCGACGGCCGCATCACCGACCGGGCCAGTGCCGGGCTGGACCTGCCTTACCACACCCGCCCGGTCGCCTGGCAGCAACCAGCCTTCCCGCTGACTCTGGCCCCCGGCGACACTGCCGAGGCCTTCCTGCTGGCCAGTTCCGCCTACAGCCTGCAAGTACCGATAACGGTGATCACGCGCGACGCCTTCAACGACAGCGCACAGCAGACCATGCTGATCCAGGGCCTGTTCTTCGGCGGCATGGTGGTCATGATCCTGTACAACCTGTTCCTGTACTTCTCGATCCGGGAAAAGGCCTACCTGCTGTACGTCGCCTGGTCACTCACCATCACGCTGTTCATGGCCATCCTGCATGGCTTCGCCCAGCGCTTCCTGTGGCCGGGCAATGTCACCCTCAGCAGCTACATGATGGTCTACCTGCTGCCCTTCATCGTGCTGCTGCCGGCGCTGTTCACGCTGCACTTCCTGGAGCTGGGCCAGCGCGCGCCGATGCTGGCGCGCCTGCTGCGGCTGCATGTGGTGATCGGCACCACGCTGCTGCTGCTGACCCCGTTCGTGCCTCGCCACTACATCATCCCCGTGGATGTCGTGTGCATCCTGGCCATGGATGCCTCGATCCTGCTGGTGGGGCTGCTGCGCACCCGTGCCGGCGACCCCGACGCGCGCGTGTTCACGCTTGCCTGGCTGTGTTTCATTGCCGGCGCGGCCACCATGTCACTGAGCAAGTTTGGCGTGCTGCCGCGCAACCTGTTTACCGAGTACCTGGTGCAGGCCGGCGTGTTCATTGAGGTGGTGCTGCTGTCGCTGGCGCTGGCCAACCGCATCAACCGGCTCAAGGAAGAACATTCCACCTCCATTCACGAAAAGGCGCGCGCGGAAATGGAAGCCTTCAAGGCCGGCGCCCGCAACCAGGCCAAGAGCGAATTCCTGGCCACCATGAGCCATGAAATCCGCACGCCCATGAACGGCGTGCTGGGCATGACCGACCTGCTGCGGCGCACGGCGCTGAACAACCAGCAGTCGCAGTACGTCGACACCATCTACCAGTCCACCCAGTCACTGCTGACGGTCATCAACGACATCCTCGATTACTCACGCATCGAGGCCGGCAAGCTGGAGCTGGAAAGTGTCGACGTCAGCGTCGAGAGCCTGGTGGACGATTGCGTGTCGCTGTTCTCGCTGCTGTCCAGCGAGCGGCAGTTGCCGATCTACACCTACCTCGACAGCCGCGTGCCGGAAGTCATCCGTACCGACCCGGTGCGCCTCAAGCAGATCATCACCAACCTGCTCAGCAACGCCTTCAAATGCACCGAGCAGGGCCAGATTGCACTGCACGTGGCGGTGCGCCAGCCGCCGGACAACAAGGGCCAGTGCGTGCTGCTGTTCGAGGTGTCGGACACCGGCAGCGGCCTGGACGACAGCCAGAAGCAGCACCTGTTCAAGGAATTCAGCAATATCGAGCAGCGCTCCTCCACCCGCCGCAAGAGCGGCGCCGGGCTGGGGCTGGCGATCAGCAAGCGGCTGTGCGAACTGATGGGCGGCGAGATCGGCGTCAACAGCGCACCCGGTCGCGGCGCCACCTTCTGGTTCACCATCCATTGCCGGCAGATCAGCTCGCCGGGCACGCTGCGCGCGCTGCATGGCAAACGGCTGCTGATCGTCGACCCGTCGCCGCCGTTCAGCCTGTCGGTGTCACAGATGGCATCGCGCTGGGGCATGCAGGTGGACGACTGCCGCAGTCTCCATGACGCCGCCACCCGGCTGGAACAGGCCACCCGCCGTACGCCGTTCGATGCGCTGCTGGTGAACCAGTGCTTCAAGGACGAGCTGTACCAGATCCCGATCGAGCTGCGCCCCTCCGCGCTGTTGCTGACCGGTGCCACCGGCGAGATACCCGCCGCCGGCGTGGCGGCCGGGGCCGTGGCCATCGAAACACCGATCCGTGCCCGCTTCCTGCGCGAGGAGCTGTACAACCTGCTGGTGCCGACGCGCGTCAGCCACACGCCCCCTGCCAGCCAGGCGGTGGACGAAGACAGCCTCGACAAACTCCACGTGATGATCGTCGAGGACAATGCCGTCAACCAGCTGGTGATCGACAGCATCCTCAAGACCGCCGGTATCCGCGCCACCGTGGCCAGCAACGGCCGCGAGGCCCTGACCCGGGTCGAGCAGTCCCCGCGCCACTGGAACGTGATCTTCATGGACTGCGAGATGCCGGAGATGGACGGCTACGAGGCCACCCGGCACATCCGCACCCTGGAGCGGCAACACAACCGGCAGCGGAGCTGGATCATCGCCCTGTCCGCCCACGCCTCCGGCGACTACATCCAGAAGGCCCGCGATGCCGGCGTGGACGATTACCTGTCCAAGCCGGTGTCCCGCGACCAGGTGATCGACGCCATCCGCCGCTCTACCCTCAGCGATGGCGAAATCGTCCAGGACACCGCCGACTGACAGCGCCGCCCCGCCGCACGCCCTGAAACGTGAAAAACCGGGCGCCGACCAGTATCATGGGCGCCCCGCCACCGCCGACGGATTCAGCCTTACATGAGCCACACGCCCCGCAAGATCCTGGTTACCAGCGCGCTGCCCTATGCCAACGGTTCCATTCACCTGGGTCACATGCTTGAACACATCCAGACCGACATCTGGGTGCGGTTCCAGAAAATGCGCGGCGAACAGTGCATCTACGTCTGTGCGGACGACGCCCACGGCACCGCCATCATGCTCAAGGCCGAAGAGCTGGGGCTGCCGCCGGAAGACTACATCGCGCAGGTCAAGGCCGAGCACGAGCGTGACTTCGCCGGCTTCCTGATCCGCTACGACCACTACCACAGCACCCACAGCGACGAAAACCGGGTGCTCTCGGAACTGGTCTACACCCGCAACCGCGATGCCGGCTACATCATCGAGAAAGAAATCACCCAGCTCTATGATCCGGTCAAGGGCATGTTCCTGGCCGACCGCTTCGTGCGCGGCACCTGCCCCAAATGCGGCGCGGCCGACCAGTTTGGCGACAACTGCGAAGTGTGTGGC is from Isoalcanivorax pacificus W11-5 and encodes:
- a CDS encoding hybrid sensor histidine kinase/response regulator → MLTLLGALPASAALLLDNSTPAHPDAHTHARWLCGPADTLPSPETLLPHPDQFAWAAVGDATPNRGFTTDHCWFRLPLQRARDADTPWLLQVRYPLLARVDLFLRQADGRITDRASAGLDLPYHTRPVAWQQPAFPLTLAPGDTAEAFLLASSAYSLQVPITVITRDAFNDSAQQTMLIQGLFFGGMVVMILYNLFLYFSIREKAYLLYVAWSLTITLFMAILHGFAQRFLWPGNVTLSSYMMVYLLPFIVLLPALFTLHFLELGQRAPMLARLLRLHVVIGTTLLLLTPFVPRHYIIPVDVVCILAMDASILLVGLLRTRAGDPDARVFTLAWLCFIAGAATMSLSKFGVLPRNLFTEYLVQAGVFIEVVLLSLALANRINRLKEEHSTSIHEKARAEMEAFKAGARNQAKSEFLATMSHEIRTPMNGVLGMTDLLRRTALNNQQSQYVDTIYQSTQSLLTVINDILDYSRIEAGKLELESVDVSVESLVDDCVSLFSLLSSERQLPIYTYLDSRVPEVIRTDPVRLKQIITNLLSNAFKCTEQGQIALHVAVRQPPDNKGQCVLLFEVSDTGSGLDDSQKQHLFKEFSNIEQRSSTRRKSGAGLGLAISKRLCELMGGEIGVNSAPGRGATFWFTIHCRQISSPGTLRALHGKRLLIVDPSPPFSLSVSQMASRWGMQVDDCRSLHDAATRLEQATRRTPFDALLVNQCFKDELYQIPIELRPSALLLTGATGEIPAAGVAAGAVAIETPIRARFLREELYNLLVPTRVSHTPPASQAVDEDSLDKLHVMIVEDNAVNQLVIDSILKTAGIRATVASNGREALTRVEQSPRHWNVIFMDCEMPEMDGYEATRHIRTLERQHNRQRSWIIALSAHASGDYIQKARDAGVDDYLSKPVSRDQVIDAIRRSTLSDGEIVQDTAD